DNA sequence from the Sphingomonas taxi genome:
GCCACGATCCGCGCCACGCTCGTCCTCTACGAATCCGGTCCGCGCCTGTCGGCCTGCCTCGCCGCGCTGGCCGAGGGACTCGGCGACCGCGACGCGGCGGTGACGCGTGAGATCACCAAACGCTATGAGGAAGCGGTCACCGGCACCCTCACCCACCTTGCCGCGCGCTATGCCGATGCGCCGCCGAAGGGCGAGATCGTCATCGTCGTCGCGCCGCCCGGCGAGGCGCCGCCGCCCGATCCGCAGGATGCCGACGCCGCGCTGGTCGAGGCGCTGACCCGCCTGCCCGTCGCCAAGGCCGCCGGCGAGGTGGCCAAGGCATTCGGGCTCGACCGCAAGACGCTCTACGCCCGGGCGCTGGCGATGAAGGGCGAATAGCGGCACGCCGACCTGTGCCGTGAAGGCGGTAAATAGCGTCGTACTTCAACGACTTGTCAATGAGTCCACGGCTATGGTCGACGCATGCAGATGTGGAAGACCGGCGTCACCTCGACGCTCCTGATGGCCCTGGCGGGATGCGGCGGCGGCGACGGTAGCGGCGGTTCGGCGGCGGTGCCCGTCGTCTCTGCGCCCGCGCCGACGCCGGCGCCGACCGGCACACCCAGCCCCACACCCACGCCGGCACCGACGCCGACCCCCACGCCTGCCCCGACGACCTGGGCCGGCGCCGCCGCCGCGCTCTACGACGTCCAGCCCGATGCCGCGACCTGCCGCGCCGGCACGCTGAAGGCGAGCGTCAAGGCCGACTTCCTTGCCAAGCTCAACGCGATCCGCGCCTTGCACCAGCTTCCCGCAGTGACCTATGCGGAGGCGGAGGATGCGGCGGAGGCGGATTCGTCGCTGATGATGGCGGTCAACAAGCAGCTCAGCCACACGCCGCCGACGAGCTGGACCTGCTACACCGCCAGCGGCGCCGCCGCGGCCGGTGCGAGCAACCTAATCGGCGGCTGGGGGACCGGGCTCGGTTTCGACAGCGAGGACAGCTATCTCGGCCTGTGGCTGACCGAGGGCGGCAGCGCGTCGATCGGCCACCGCCGCTGGATCCTCAATCCGTTCCTCGGCAAGACCTCCTATGGCCGCGTCGCGCTCGTCCTGCCCGACGGCAGCCGCGCCAGCGCCGCCTCGATGCGCGTCTTCAACTTCGCCGGCGGCGTCACCGCGCCGACCGGCCTACCCGCTTATGTCGCTTACCCGCAGGGCGACTATCCGGCGCGCTATTTCACGCTGTCGAGCTACCTGTCCTTCAGCGTGGTCGCGGGGACGACGGGCACGTTCGGCGCCAACGCCAACGTCCGCTACGATCGCGCGACGATCACCGTCACCGGCCCCGGTGGCGCGCTCGCCGTGTCGGACGTGACCAGCGACAACGAAGGCTATGGCCTCGCCAACAACGTGCAATGGCGCGTCGCCGGATTGCAGGCGGGCGTCACTTATACGGTGACGATCGCCGGCATCACTGGTGCGCCGCGTACGGACTACAGCTATTCCTTCCGCGTCGTGAATTAGCCACCGCGGTCACTCCGCCGCCAGGACCGTACGTTCCGGCGCGTCGGTGCGGACGCCGAGCAGATCCTCGAGGGGACGATCCGCCACGTGGACACCAAGCGCATTCAGCACGTCGCCGACCGCTTTGTCCTCGTAGAGCTCACCGGCGAGGCAGCCGGGAAAGCGCAGATACTGCGCCGCAAGCTTCTCGATCGTCGTTTTTGACAGGAAGTACAGCGCCCCTCGCGCCCAGGGTGCGATGAACGGCTTGCCGTAGACGGGCGCGACCGCCGACGCGCATTTCCCCTGATGCCAGGCGCGATCGTGATGCAGCGACGACAGCGCCAGCCCCATATAGTCGACGCCTGCGAAAGCGGATCGCACCGCGTCGATATCCAGCGCCGCATGCGGGACAACGTCCAGATCGTCGTCGATCTTTATGACCCCGTAAGACGCGCCCAATGCGTCCAGAAACACCAAGGTCTCGAAGATCTTGAACGGCAGCGCTTCATAGACGTCGCTGACCGGCAGGCGCAGGATCCGCCCGTCCTGCGCGAAGTCCAACGTATCGCCGCCGGTGACGATGATCGGGGGGATGCCGAAATAGCGGTCGGTCAGCGCACGCGACACGTGCCGCGCCTTGCCGAGATATTTATCGCACGAAATGACCACCGGCAGCGGCAGGGCATGGCGGTCGCAGGTCGACAGCCAGTCGATCAACGCCGGCATGTCGCGCGCCGCGCGCAGCCGGGTGATTTCGCGATAGGCATTTCGGACCTCCGCGACGTTGGCCGCATAGGGCGACGCCTTGAGGGCGATGCGCAACAGGATCTGCGCCACCGGGCCGGGGTCGTCATGCAAGCGCTGCTCAAAGAAGACCATCAAGCTGAGCCGGCAAAGCTCGTCGGAGTTCAACCGCCTGCCGACCTGACGGCCAAGTTCGGCAATGATCTCTCGTTCCAGCTGGTCGGTTGCGAGCATCGCTTCACTCTCGATTGGACGGGCCATGCCCGCACCCGCGCTCCGGTACGGTTGCAGTCGTTCATTATAGACCGATCGGACACGACCGCGGCTTGCACGACGCCGACGGGTACGGCAGCTTGTGCCGATGCGTCCCCCTCGCCGCGCCTCCACCACCGAGCGTCGCACTGCGGAGGCGGCGGGTCGTCGCGGCGAGCGGCTCGCCGGCTGGTGGCTGCGGCTCAAGGGCTGGACGGTGCTCGATCGCCGCGTCCGCACGCCGGCAGGCGAGGTCGACCTCGTCGCGCGCAAGGATGGCCTGATCGCCTTCGTCGAGGTCAAGATGCGCCGCACCGTCGCGGAACTCGACTTCGCCATCGACGAACGGCGCCTCGCCCGCGTCGCGGCGGCCGCCGAGCTGCTGATGCCGCGCTACGCCGGTCCCGGCGACGACATCCGCATCGACGTGATCCTGCTCGCGCCCGGCACCCGGCCGCGGCATATCGAGAATGCGTGGATCGGCGGATGAAGCCGCGCGGGACTTGCGCAGACGGTGACATTCCGGCCCCGCCACCCTAAGTCCCGCCCGAGATCAACAGCCCGCGAGTGTCCCGATGCCCCTCACCGTCGCCGTCCAGATGGACCCGCTCGACAGCATCGCCATCGCGGGGGATTCGACCTTCGCGCTGATGCTCGCCGGCCAGGCGCGTGGCCACCGCCTGTTCCACTACGACGCCGAAGACCTCAACTATCGCGACGGCCGCGTCTGGGCGAAGGCGCATCCCGTCACCGTGCAGCGGGTCGACGGCGATCATTTCCGGTTCGATCCCCCGGTCAGCCTCGACCTCGGCGAGCAGGCCGATGTCGTGCTGATGCGGCAGGACCCGCCGTTCGACCTCGGCTATATCACCGCGACGCATCTGCTCGAGCGGATCGCCGACCGGACGCTGGTGGTCAACGACCCGGTCAGCGTCCGCAACGCGCCCGAGAAGGTGTTCGTGCTCGATTATGCGCGCTTCATGCCGCCGACGCTGATCACCCGCAGCCTCGACGAAGCGCGCGCCTTCCTCGCCGAACATGGCGAAATCGTCGTCAAGCCGCTCCACGGCAACGGCGGCAAGGCGATCTTCAAGGTCGGCAGCGACGGCGCCAACCTCTCCGCGCTGATCGAGGTGTTCAACCAGACGTGGCGCGAGCCACATATGATCCAGGCGTTCCTGCCGGCGGTGGCGAAGGGCGACAAGCGTATCGTGCTGGTCGACGGCGTCGTCGCCGGTGCGATCAACCGGCTGCCCGGCGAGGGCGAGATCCGCTCCAACCTCGCGGTCGGCGGTTCGGCGGTGAAGACCGAGCTGACCGACCGCGAGCGCGAGATCTGCGACGCGCTCGGCCCCGAGCTGAAGCGCCGCGGCCTGATCTTCGTCGGCATCGACGTGATCGGCGGCGAATGGCTGACCGAGATCAACGTCACCTCGCCGACCGGCATCGTCGCGATCGAGCGGTTCGACGGCACCGACGTCGCCGGCCTGATCTGGGATGCGATCGAGCGCAGGGTGTCGGAACGCGGCTGACGGCTCCGCCGTTACCCTCCGGCATGACCGAGTTCATCCTCAACGGCATCGCCTGGGGCGGCTATATCGGCATCTTCCTGCTGATGGCGCTGGAGAATATCATCCCGCCGATCCCGTCGGAGGTGATCATGGGCCTCGGCGGCATGGCGGTCGCGCGCGGCGACATGGCGATGGTGCCGCTCGTCCTGTGGGGCACCGCGGGGACGACGGCGGGCAATTACGTCTGGTATCATATCGGCCGTCACGTCGGCTACGTCCGCTTCCGCCCCTTCGTCGAGCGGCACGGCCGCTGGCTGACGATGGAATGGGAGGATGTCGAGGCGCTGCACCGCTTCTTTGTCCGGCGCGGCGGCTGGGTGGTGTTCGTGTTCCGCTTCATGCCGACCTTCCGGACGATCATCTCGCTGCCGGCCGGCATCACCTGCATGCCGGTGTGGCGGTTTCTCGTCTGGACCTTTGCGGGCAGCCTGATCTGGAACAGCATTCTCGCCGGCGCCGGCCTGTACCTCGGTGCGCGCTTCGCCGAGCTGGACCATTATGTCGGACCGCTGGCGGTGGCGATCATGGTGCTGATCGTGATCGCGTACATCTGGCGCGTCGCGACATGGAAGCCGCGGGGGCAATAGCTTCGGCCCCGGCTTTTCCCCCGCCAGCGGGAGGAATTATAGTCCGACCGATCCCTCAGCCATGCGGGTGGGCGTTGCGGTAGACGTCGAGCAGATGCGCCGCGTCCACGGCGGTATAGACCTGGGTCGAACTCAGGCTGGCATGACCCAGCAGCTCCTGCAACGCGCGCAGGTCCGCGCCCCGGCCGAGCAGATGCGTCGCGAAACTGTGTCGCAGCGCATGGGGGGTCGTCCGCTCGCCGAGCCCGAGCTGGCCCCGTGCCCGCTGCACCGCCTTGCGGACCATGCCGGGCGACAGCGGCCCGCCCTTGGCGCCGCGGAACAAGGGCGCCTGCGAATCGAGCACCCATGGCTGCTGCGCCACATAGGTCCCGATCGCTTCGCTGACCTGCGGCAGCAACGGGACGATCCGCGTCTTGTCGCGCTTGCCGGTCACCGCCAGCGTCTCGCCGAGCGGCAGCACCGCCGCCGGCAGCGCGATCGCCTCGCCGATACGCAGCCCGGCACCGTAGAGCAGCAGCAGCACCGCCCAGTCGCGCGCGCCGATCCATGGCTCGACCGCCGCATCCGCCACCGCACCGGCGAGCGCCAGCGCCTCGTCGGGCGACACCGGCCGCGGCACCCCGACCTTCACCCGCGGTCCACGTAACCGTGGCACCACGCCGTCCGGCACCGCAAAGGCGAGGAAGCCGCGCACCGCCGACAGCTCGCGCGCGGCGGAGGCATTGCCCAGCCCTTCCGCGCGGCGCGCGGCGAGGAAGGCGCGCAGGTCCGCGGCCGTCACCTGCGCCAGCGCCGCCGCATCGGCACGTGCGCCCCAATGCGCCTGGAGAAAGGCGGTGAGCCGCTCGGCGGTCGCTTGATAGGCGCGGACGGTATGCGCCGACCGCCGCCGGTCGCGGGCGAGATGCGCCGCCCAGCGGACCGACAAGGGAGGCCCGGATGCGCTCATCGCGACCCCGCCACGGCACCCGTAGCGGGGCTCAAGAAGAACATTTTAACCCTTTTGGGACAACATCATAGTGGCCATGAATGATCATCAGTCGTCGTCCCATCCATCCTATGACGAAGCCGGCCGGCTCGCCGCGCTGCATGCGCTGGCGCTGCTCGACAGCGAACCCGAGAAGGAGTTCGACGCGCTCGTCGCGCTGGCGGCGGAGCTGCTCGGCTGCCCGATCGCGCTGCTGACGCTGATCGACCAAAAACGGCTGTGGATCAAGGCGAGCACGGTGCCCGGCGAACGGGAGCTCGATCGCGACGTCGCCTTCTGCGATCGCACGATCCGCCAGGATCGGCCGCTGATCGTCGACGATCTCACGCAGGACGCGCGGTTCAACAGCTTTCCGCTGGTCACCGATGCCGGCATTCGCTTCTATGCCGGGACCGCGATCCATGTCGCCGACGGCGCCGGCGTCCGTCAGCCGATCGGCACGCTCTGCGTCCTCGACACCAGTCCGCGCTCGCTCAACGCCGCCGGCCATGCCGCCTTGGAGCACCTCGCCAGCCTCGCCGAGGCGCTCATCGCGGCGCGGCGGACCGCGATCGAGGCGATCCGCATCGCCACCACCGGCGAGGAGCTGGTCCGCCGGCTCGAGCGCAAGGAGCGCATCTTCCGCCAGGCCGAGCGGATCGCGATGATCGGATCGTGGCGCATGTCGGTCGCCGATGCGGCGCTCGAATGGTCGGAGAACGTGTTCCGCATCCACGGCCTGCCGGTCGGCGCGGTGCCGCCGCTCGACGGCGCGCTCGATTTCTATCCGCCGCACGCCCGCATGATGGTCGCCGATACGATCCGCCAGGCGCTGGAGACCGGCGAGCCGTTCGAATTCGACACCGATCTGATCACCGCCGACGGCCGCCGCCGCCGGGTGCGTGCCGCCGCCGAGGTCGAGGCGTCCGACGGCATCGTCCAGGCGCTGGTCGGCGTGTTTCAGGACATCACCGGACAGCATGAGCTGGAAACGCGGCTGCGCCATTCCGCGGATACCGACGCGCTGACCGGTATTCCCAATCGCGCGGCGTTCGACCGCGAGCTGGATCACGCGATGCGGCGGGCGCGGATCGACGGATCGCCGCTGATGCTGGCGCTGATCGACCTCGACGGGTTCAAGGACATCAACGATGCGCTGGGCCACGGCGTCGGCGACGACGTGCTGCGGTTGACCGGTGCGGCGCTGACCGAGCCGTGGCTGCGCAATTGCTTCACCGCGCGGATCGGCGGCGACGAATTCGCGGTGGTGATCACCGATCCGGTGATGATTGCCGACCCCGACCGGCTACGTGATCGGCTCGAGGCGGCATTGCACATCCCGGTCGAGAGCGGTGGCATCACGATGACGAGCGCCGGTTCGGTCGGGCTCGCGACGTTCGACGCCGATTGCCATTCGCTGCGCGATTTCGCCCGCCGCGCGGACGTCGTCCTCTATGCCGCAAAACGCGCCCGCGTCGGCCAGACGCAGCGCGCGAACGTCCGCAAGGCCGCTTAACGCTTTCCGACGAGTCGCCGAGCCCCCATATGGGGCGCGTCATGTCCTCGCGTGCCCGCGTCCTCGTCCTCAACTCCGCGCTCGGTCCGCTCGATTATCGCGTGCCGGCGGGCATGGCGGTCGAGCCGGGCTCGGTCGTCATCGCGCCCTTGGGGCCGCGTCAGCTGCTCGGCGTCGTCTGGGAACCCGAGCGGCTGCCCTCGGATGCAGAGGTCGGCGACAACCGGCTGCGGCCGCTGCTCGGTACGGTCGACGTCCCGCCGCTCGCCGCGCCGCTGCGCCGGCTGGTAGAGTGGACCGCAGATTATTATCTCGCGCCGCCCGCCGCGGTGGTGCGGATGACGCTCGCCTCCACCTCCGCGCTGGAGGGATCGCGCACCGCCACCGAATATCGCGCCACCGGCATCGTCCCGCCGCGCCTCACGCCGCAGCGCGAACAGGCGCTGGAGCGGATCGGCGACCGGCAGGGCCTGATCCGCGAACTCGCCACCGCCGCCGACGTTTCCGACGCGGTGATCCGCGGCCTCGTCAAGGCGGGCGCGATCGAGGCGGTCGAAGTGGCGATCGACAGCCCCTATCCGCATCCCGACCCCGCCTTCGGTCCGCCGCAGCTCGCCGGCGAACAGCAGGCGGCGGCGGCGACTTTGGTCGAGGGGGTCGCCGCGCACGCATTCCGCCCCACGTTGCTCGACGGCGTCACCGGCTCGGGCAAGACCGAGGTCTATTTCGAGGCGGTCGCCGAGGCGATCCGGCAGGGGCGGCAATGTCTCGTCCTGCTCCCCGAGATCGCGCTGACCGAGCCGTTCCTCAAGCGCTTCCACGACCGTTTCGGCTGCGAGCCGGTGGCGTGGCATTCCGGGCTGCGCTCGACCCAGCGCCGCCGCGCGTGGCGGGCGATCGCGAACGGCGAGGCGCTGGTGACGGTCGGCGCGCGCTCGGCGCTGTTCCTGCCCTATCGCAACCTCGGCCTGATCGTCGTCGACGAGGCGCATGAGACGAGCTTCAAGCAGGAAGAGGGCGTCCATTACCACGCCCGCGACGTCGCGGTGATGCGCGGCAAGTTCGAAGGCTGCCCGGTGATCCTCGCCAGCGCCACGCCGGCGATCGAGACGCGGCAGCAGGTCGCGCTCGGCCGCTATGCGGAGCTCAAGCTGCCCGGCCGCTACGGCGCCGCGGAGATGCCGACGATTGAGGCGATCGACCTGATCCAGCAGCCGCCCGAACGCGGCCGCTGGCTTGCGCCCAAGCTCGTCACCGCGCTGGAGGAGACGCTGGCCAAGGGCGAACAGTCGCTGCTGTTCCTCAACCGCCGCGGCTATGCGCCGCTGACGCTGTGCCGGACCTGCGGGCATCGCTTCCAATGCCCCAATTGCACCGCCTGGATGGTCGAGCACCGGCTGACGCGGCGGCTCGCCTGCCATCATTGCGGGCATGTGCTGCCGACGCCGCGCGCCTGCCCCGAATGCAAGGAGGAGGACAGCCTCGTCGCCTGCGGTCCCGGCGTCGAGCGGATCGCCGACGAGGTCACCGCGCTGTTCCCCGAAGCCAAGACCGCAGTCGTCACCTCCGACACGATCTGGTCGCCGGCCAAGGCGGCGGAATTCGTCGGGCGGATGGAGGCGGGCGACATCGACATCGTCGTCGGCACGCAATTGGTGACCAAGGGCTATCACTTCCCCAACCTGACGCTCGTCGGGGTGGTCGACGCCGACCTCGGGCTGGAGGGCGGCGATTTGCGCGCCGCCGAGCGCACCTTCCAGCAGATCCGCCAGGTGTCGGGACGCGCCGGGCGTGGCGCCAAGCCGGGGCACGTGTTCATCCAGACGCACAGCCCCAAGGCGCAGGTGATGCAGGCGCTGGTCACCGGCGATGCCGACGCCTTCTACGAGGCGGAGACCGAGGCGCGGCGCGATGCCGGTGCGCCGCCATTCGGTCGCTATGCGGCGATCGTCGTTTCGTCGGAGGAACAGGCCTGCGCCAATGAGATCGCGCGGCTGGTGGCGCGCTCGGCGCCGCAGGTCGACGGCATGGCGGTCTACGGCCCTGCCCCCGCGCCGCTGGCGATGCTGCGCGGCCGCCACCGCTATCGGCTGCTCGTCCATGCCCGCCGTGCGCTCGACGTGCAGGACGTGATCCGCGACTGGCTGGGCGCACTCGACTGGCCGGCAAAAGCACGCGTGACGGTGGACGTCGATCCGTATAACTTCCTTTAGCGGACCAATTCAGGTCCAACAGGGGGTGTGGCGAATGACGACACGGCGCGGATTTCTCGGCGGGGCGGCGGCGACTGCGGGCGTGGCATCACTGGCCAGCGCGGCGCAGCCGGGCGGCGGCGCGATGATCGTCTCGACCTGGGATTTCGGCGCGGCGGCCAATGACGCCGCCTTCGCGCGGCTCAAGGCGGGCGGCACGCTGATCGACGCGGTCGAGGCGGGCGGCATGGTGCCCGAGGCGGACCCGAACAACCATTCGGTCGGCTACAGCGGCTATCCCGATCGCGACGGCCATGTCACGCTCGACGCGGTCATCATGGACGACCGCGGCGGTGTCGGCGCGGTGGCGGCGCTGGAGGATACGGTCCACGCCATCTCGGTCGCGCGGCGGGTGATGGAGAAGACGCCGCACACCTTCATCGTCGGCGAGGGCGCGACGCGCTTCGCCCGCGACCAGGGCTTTCCCAAGGTCAATCTGCTCACCCCCGAAGCGGAGAAGGCGTGGCGCGACTGGCTCAAGACCTCGCAATACAGACCGGAAGCGAACATCGAGAACCGCCGGCCGCGCGGCGGCGCGCTCGACCATGACACGATCGGTCTGCTTGCGCGGACCGCAGACGGGCGGATGGCGGGGGCGTGCACGACCTCAGGCATGGCGTTCAAGATGCGTGGGCGGGTCGGCGATTCGCCGCAGGTCGGCGCGGGCCTTTACGTCGAGGCGGGCGTCGGCGCGGCGACCTCGACCGGGCTCGGCGAGGAAGTGACGCGGGTGTCGGGCAGTGCGCGCGTGGTGGCGTCGATGCGCGCCGGCCTGTCGCCGCAGGCGGCGTGCGAGGAGGTGGTCCGACATATCGCCAAGCTGCGCGGCGATGCGATCAAGGGGACGCAGGTCGGCTTTCTCGCGCTGTCGCCAAAGGGCGAGGTCGGCGCCTTCTGCCTGCTGCCGGGGTTCACCTATGCGGTGACCGACTCGGAGGGCGTGACGGTGGTGAAGAAGGGGCCGTCGCTGTTCGCGGCATGAGGCCCGGCTCGCGCGAATATGCCGTCGATCCAGGCGTTTACTGCGCGAACATGGACAACATGGACACCTTAATGGAAACGATCGCCTCCCGATCGTTTCCGTTTCTGCACAGATGGGAAAGAGCCGGGTGTACGGCCCTCCCCTAGCAGCGCCGCGCCGTGTAGGACAGCGCGGCCAGTCGGGCCTCAGGCGGCGCGTTCGGCCAGCACGGTCAGGCCCTTGGCGTTGACCTCGGCGAAGCCGCCCTGGATCG
Encoded proteins:
- a CDS encoding CAP domain-containing protein, whose protein sequence is MQMWKTGVTSTLLMALAGCGGGDGSGGSAAVPVVSAPAPTPAPTGTPSPTPTPAPTPTPTPAPTTWAGAAAALYDVQPDAATCRAGTLKASVKADFLAKLNAIRALHQLPAVTYAEAEDAAEADSSLMMAVNKQLSHTPPTSWTCYTASGAAAAGASNLIGGWGTGLGFDSEDSYLGLWLTEGGSASIGHRRWILNPFLGKTSYGRVALVLPDGSRASAASMRVFNFAGGVTAPTGLPAYVAYPQGDYPARYFTLSSYLSFSVVAGTTGTFGANANVRYDRATITVTGPGGALAVSDVTSDNEGYGLANNVQWRVAGLQAGVTYTVTIAGITGAPRTDYSYSFRVVN
- a CDS encoding YraN family protein, giving the protein MRPPRRASTTERRTAEAAGRRGERLAGWWLRLKGWTVLDRRVRTPAGEVDLVARKDGLIAFVEVKMRRTVAELDFAIDERRLARVAAAAELLMPRYAGPGDDIRIDVILLAPGTRPRHIENAWIGG
- the gshB gene encoding glutathione synthase, with the protein product MPLTVAVQMDPLDSIAIAGDSTFALMLAGQARGHRLFHYDAEDLNYRDGRVWAKAHPVTVQRVDGDHFRFDPPVSLDLGEQADVVLMRQDPPFDLGYITATHLLERIADRTLVVNDPVSVRNAPEKVFVLDYARFMPPTLITRSLDEARAFLAEHGEIVVKPLHGNGGKAIFKVGSDGANLSALIEVFNQTWREPHMIQAFLPAVAKGDKRIVLVDGVVAGAINRLPGEGEIRSNLAVGGSAVKTELTDREREICDALGPELKRRGLIFVGIDVIGGEWLTEINVTSPTGIVAIERFDGTDVAGLIWDAIERRVSERG
- a CDS encoding DedA family protein: MTEFILNGIAWGGYIGIFLLMALENIIPPIPSEVIMGLGGMAVARGDMAMVPLVLWGTAGTTAGNYVWYHIGRHVGYVRFRPFVERHGRWLTMEWEDVEALHRFFVRRGGWVVFVFRFMPTFRTIISLPAGITCMPVWRFLVWTFAGSLIWNSILAGAGLYLGARFAELDHYVGPLAVAIMVLIVIAYIWRVATWKPRGQ
- a CDS encoding tyrosine recombinase XerC gives rise to the protein MSASGPPLSVRWAAHLARDRRRSAHTVRAYQATAERLTAFLQAHWGARADAAALAQVTAADLRAFLAARRAEGLGNASAARELSAVRGFLAFAVPDGVVPRLRGPRVKVGVPRPVSPDEALALAGAVADAAVEPWIGARDWAVLLLLYGAGLRIGEAIALPAAVLPLGETLAVTGKRDKTRIVPLLPQVSEAIGTYVAQQPWVLDSQAPLFRGAKGGPLSPGMVRKAVQRARGQLGLGERTTPHALRHSFATHLLGRGADLRALQELLGHASLSSTQVYTAVDAAHLLDVYRNAHPHG
- a CDS encoding sensor domain-containing diguanylate cyclase, which gives rise to MNDHQSSSHPSYDEAGRLAALHALALLDSEPEKEFDALVALAAELLGCPIALLTLIDQKRLWIKASTVPGERELDRDVAFCDRTIRQDRPLIVDDLTQDARFNSFPLVTDAGIRFYAGTAIHVADGAGVRQPIGTLCVLDTSPRSLNAAGHAALEHLASLAEALIAARRTAIEAIRIATTGEELVRRLERKERIFRQAERIAMIGSWRMSVADAALEWSENVFRIHGLPVGAVPPLDGALDFYPPHARMMVADTIRQALETGEPFEFDTDLITADGRRRRVRAAAEVEASDGIVQALVGVFQDITGQHELETRLRHSADTDALTGIPNRAAFDRELDHAMRRARIDGSPLMLALIDLDGFKDINDALGHGVGDDVLRLTGAALTEPWLRNCFTARIGGDEFAVVITDPVMIADPDRLRDRLEAALHIPVESGGITMTSAGSVGLATFDADCHSLRDFARRADVVLYAAKRARVGQTQRANVRKAA
- a CDS encoding primosomal protein N' → MSSRARVLVLNSALGPLDYRVPAGMAVEPGSVVIAPLGPRQLLGVVWEPERLPSDAEVGDNRLRPLLGTVDVPPLAAPLRRLVEWTADYYLAPPAAVVRMTLASTSALEGSRTATEYRATGIVPPRLTPQREQALERIGDRQGLIRELATAADVSDAVIRGLVKAGAIEAVEVAIDSPYPHPDPAFGPPQLAGEQQAAAATLVEGVAAHAFRPTLLDGVTGSGKTEVYFEAVAEAIRQGRQCLVLLPEIALTEPFLKRFHDRFGCEPVAWHSGLRSTQRRRAWRAIANGEALVTVGARSALFLPYRNLGLIVVDEAHETSFKQEEGVHYHARDVAVMRGKFEGCPVILASATPAIETRQQVALGRYAELKLPGRYGAAEMPTIEAIDLIQQPPERGRWLAPKLVTALEETLAKGEQSLLFLNRRGYAPLTLCRTCGHRFQCPNCTAWMVEHRLTRRLACHHCGHVLPTPRACPECKEEDSLVACGPGVERIADEVTALFPEAKTAVVTSDTIWSPAKAAEFVGRMEAGDIDIVVGTQLVTKGYHFPNLTLVGVVDADLGLEGGDLRAAERTFQQIRQVSGRAGRGAKPGHVFIQTHSPKAQVMQALVTGDADAFYEAETEARRDAGAPPFGRYAAIVVSSEEQACANEIARLVARSAPQVDGMAVYGPAPAPLAMLRGRHRYRLLVHARRALDVQDVIRDWLGALDWPAKARVTVDVDPYNFL
- a CDS encoding N(4)-(beta-N-acetylglucosaminyl)-L-asparaginase, which encodes MTTRRGFLGGAAATAGVASLASAAQPGGGAMIVSTWDFGAAANDAAFARLKAGGTLIDAVEAGGMVPEADPNNHSVGYSGYPDRDGHVTLDAVIMDDRGGVGAVAALEDTVHAISVARRVMEKTPHTFIVGEGATRFARDQGFPKVNLLTPEAEKAWRDWLKTSQYRPEANIENRRPRGGALDHDTIGLLARTADGRMAGACTTSGMAFKMRGRVGDSPQVGAGLYVEAGVGAATSTGLGEEVTRVSGSARVVASMRAGLSPQAACEEVVRHIAKLRGDAIKGTQVGFLALSPKGEVGAFCLLPGFTYAVTDSEGVTVVKKGPSLFAA